A stretch of DNA from Yoonia sp. BS5-3:
GTGCATTTGTGTTCCCGGACGTGATGTTCGGAAATGCAGAGGCATCAACCACCCGCAGCCCCGGGACGCCATGGACACGCAGCCTGGTATCGAGGACCGAGTCGGCGTCGGTTGCGCCCATGCGGCAGGTGCATGTCGGATGATACACGGTCGAGGCACGATTGCGGAAATCCTCAAGCAGGGTGCTGTCATCCATGGCCAGAAGATCGGGCGCCTTGGCCTTTTTCGTGACCTTTCGCAGGCTTTGTGTTTTTGCATATTTCTGCAACATCTTCGCGGCCGCGACGGCCAGCATTTGGTCCTGCGTGGTCGACAAGGAATTTGGGATAATATGTGGCGCATCTTTCGGGGAGGCCGAGGCAATTTCTATCCTGCCGGTGCTGGTCGGCCGGCAAGGCTGCGCCGAGATCTGATAACCGGATGGTCGATCCACAATCGTTTTGCCTGTCGGCGAGGCCGAATATGAGATTGGGTTGAAGTAAAGCTGGATGTCAGGTGCATCTGCCGCACCGTCCGAGCGCACGAAGCCGCCGACTTGATTGACCGGGACGGCCAGTGCCCCTTTGCGCGTCAGGACATAGGTCAGCCCAGCCCGCATCTTACCCACAAAGCGCCCCAAGAAATGGTTCAGCGTCCGCGCCTCGGCCAGAAATTGATAGGACACCGCAAGATGATCTTGCAGCCCCTGTCCGACCTGGGGCAGGTGCCGGTGCACCTTAATCCCGTTGTTCCGGAGTAATTCCTGGGGCCCGAAGCCCGAAAGTTGCAGCAGCTTTGGTGAGTTGACGGCCCCGGCGCTAAGGATCACCTCTTGGCGCGCCTTTGCGACATAGGCCTTTCCATCGCGGCTGAAATTTACGCCTGACACTTTCGGGCCATCGCATGCCAATTGGGAAACCTCGGCCTTGCACATCAACGTCAGATTGGCACGTTTCAACGCAGGTCTGAGAAAAGCATCAGCCGCAGACCACCGCACACCGCCACGCACGGTGCTGCGGTAATAGCCTATGCCCTCAGCCCCTGGGGTGTTCAAATCGGCAATTGTGCCATGGCCGACCTCATCTGCCGCCCGGAGGAAATTCTTTGAAAACGGTGACATCTGGTTGGACAGCTCAGACACCCAAACAGGCCCATCGCCCCGCATCTGGACGCCATCATCCGTCAGTTCTTGGCATGTTTCCAGGCGTTCATAGACCTTGCGCACATTGTCCCAGCCCCAACCGGTTGCCCCGGCGGCGGCCCAATCATCAAAATCATGCGCCAATCCACGCACATACGCCATTGCATTGATCGAGCTTGACCCCCCAATCAATCGCCCGCGCGGCCAATTTACCCGGCGCGCATTCAAGCCCGGGTCGGGCAGCGTGCGATACCCCCAGTTTACGGCGGGTTTGTTGACATTGATGGCGTAACCTATAGGGACCTTGACCCAAAAACGTGCGTCACTGCCCCCGCTTTCCAAAAGCAAGACCGAGAACTTACCGCAACGCGTGAGCCGGTCCGCAAGCACACAGCCTGCCGATCCAGCACCAACGATGATATAGTCAAATTCCAAAGACTGCATTGCGAAGATCCATCCAAAATCCGTCGCAAAATGCGGCGACGCGTGCGGTCGGATCAAACAATCAAATTTGCCTGTATGGGCTAAAAATATTTAATGCAAAGCCCCGCTGCGTTAAGTATTGATGACCTCATTCTGTGCCAGAAAGCCCCCGATATGAAATCTCTTCCGCATGCAAACTGGCTTCGTACATTTGAAGCGGCCGCGCGCCACAGTTCCTTTGCGGCGGCTGCGGATGAGTTGGGTTTGACACCGGCGGCTGTCAGCCAGCAGATCAAATTGCTGGAACAGACGCTGGAAATGAAACTGTTCACAAGGCTTCCCAAAGGGATCGCGCTTACCGATATTGGTCAGGCCTATGCCCAGCCAGTCCGGTCGTCATTCCAGCAGCTGCGCGCCGCGACGGATGATCTATTTCAACCAAAACAAAAGACGACATTGCGCATACGCGCCTCAATTTCGTTTGGTGTGCTGGTCCTGGCCCCGCGCTTGGCCGCATTCCGTGCGCTGCACCCTGAGATTGAGATTGTGTTGTCGACGACCGTTTGGTCGGATCGCATGTCGGACGCGACGATTGATGTCGATATCCGCTATGGAAACGGCGATTGGGAAGAGCCAGATATTTGGCCATTGGGCGAAGGGCAGGCGGCCCTTGTCTGCCATCCGAACGATGCTTTTGCCCTGAGCCGTGATCCGTCCCTGCTACATACAGCCGATACTGTGCCCATCATCGGGTCTGAAGGGGACTGGCCAAATGTCTTTGCTGTGCTGGGCTTAGAGCAGAAAATGCCAACACCCTGGCTTCGTGTGGATTCGTCTTTGCTCGCGCTTGAAAGCGTCGCCGGAGGGCGCGGTGTGGCGATCGTGAACAGGGTTTTTTCGAAAAGCTATGTGCAGCGCGGCGCCCTAACGGAGCCGTTTGAACAGAACATCAAGACGCCTGGTAACTTTTACGTAGTCGCAAAACCTGGATCGCCCAAACACAGCAAAATTGAATTATTTTACAATTGGTTGTATTCCGATATTAATTCTGTTCGCTCGTGATTGACGCTTTTGCGCGATCCGTGTGACGGCGCCGGAATGTATTTGGTGCACAGCTTGGAAAGATGCCCAGCAGCGGCTTCAATCTTGCTTAACACGCATACTCCAAACTAATGTTGCATCTTGACCCTGCGACGGGATCCAATATGGCGTATTTCATGATGCAAAAGTTGTTAACACTGACATTGCTGGTTGCTTTCAGTCTTAGCGCTTGTGCGCGCCAGCCGCAGGTGGGCAGGGGGCTTGTCTCTGCCGCGAACATCGACTGTATGGCCCGCGCCATGTATTTTGAATCGAACCGGTCCAGCCGCGATGGGATGATCGCCGTGGGCAGCGTGGTGATGAACCGTGCGCAATCTGCCGATTTTCCTAACGCTGTTTGTGCGGTGGTCAGTCAACCGAACCAGTTCGCGCCGGGTGTGATGACCAAGGCAATGGATGGTGCGGGTCGCGCACTGGCCAAGGCGTCGGCCGCCGCCGTGCTTGCCGGTGAAAGACATCCGAATATCGAAGGGGCCCGGTTTTTTCATGCGGCGTGGTATGACGCTGATTTCAACAACATACACTATGTCCTGACTGCCGGCGGAAATGCGTTCTATGAAAAGCGGCGCCCCGAGAATGTGACATCCCCGGATCCGCTTCCGCAAACGGAAGGGATCACGGGATAAGGGCAGCGCCGCTGTTCGGTTGCTCTGGCCTTGCTGTGTGATTTTCCTACTACTGTGACTGAAAGTTCTGATGCCCAGCGGATCACAC
This window harbors:
- a CDS encoding GMC family oxidoreductase N-terminal domain-containing protein, translating into MQSLEFDYIIVGAGSAGCVLADRLTRCGKFSVLLLESGGSDARFWVKVPIGYAINVNKPAVNWGYRTLPDPGLNARRVNWPRGRLIGGSSSINAMAYVRGLAHDFDDWAAAGATGWGWDNVRKVYERLETCQELTDDGVQMRGDGPVWVSELSNQMSPFSKNFLRAADEVGHGTIADLNTPGAEGIGYYRSTVRGGVRWSAADAFLRPALKRANLTLMCKAEVSQLACDGPKVSGVNFSRDGKAYVAKARQEVILSAGAVNSPKLLQLSGFGPQELLRNNGIKVHRHLPQVGQGLQDHLAVSYQFLAEARTLNHFLGRFVGKMRAGLTYVLTRKGALAVPVNQVGGFVRSDGAADAPDIQLYFNPISYSASPTGKTIVDRPSGYQISAQPCRPTSTGRIEIASASPKDAPHIIPNSLSTTQDQMLAVAAAKMLQKYAKTQSLRKVTKKAKAPDLLAMDDSTLLEDFRNRASTVYHPTCTCRMGATDADSVLDTRLRVHGVPGLRVVDASAFPNITSGNTNAPTMMLAMRAADLILEDAARV
- a CDS encoding LysR substrate-binding domain-containing protein; the protein is MKSLPHANWLRTFEAAARHSSFAAAADELGLTPAAVSQQIKLLEQTLEMKLFTRLPKGIALTDIGQAYAQPVRSSFQQLRAATDDLFQPKQKTTLRIRASISFGVLVLAPRLAAFRALHPEIEIVLSTTVWSDRMSDATIDVDIRYGNGDWEEPDIWPLGEGQAALVCHPNDAFALSRDPSLLHTADTVPIIGSEGDWPNVFAVLGLEQKMPTPWLRVDSSLLALESVAGGRGVAIVNRVFSKSYVQRGALTEPFEQNIKTPGNFYVVAKPGSPKHSKIELFYNWLYSDINSVRS
- a CDS encoding cell wall hydrolase, encoding MMQKLLTLTLLVAFSLSACARQPQVGRGLVSAANIDCMARAMYFESNRSSRDGMIAVGSVVMNRAQSADFPNAVCAVVSQPNQFAPGVMTKAMDGAGRALAKASAAAVLAGERHPNIEGARFFHAAWYDADFNNIHYVLTAGGNAFYEKRRPENVTSPDPLPQTEGITG